One genomic region from Xenopus laevis strain J_2021 chromosome 2L, Xenopus_laevis_v10.1, whole genome shotgun sequence encodes:
- the pigr.L gene encoding polymeric immunoglobulin receptor isoform X2: MTMYLFVLISVLILQFSESKELVGPKQVTGFVSGSITIKCFYSTLTKANKYDRKFLCRETGRRNLCDTIISTNSYVMEKFENRISLVDNSEEGVMVIKLSGLQLSDQGTYRCGIGKSASGLTAVVNVFVTEDSTIRNEAELMYGQLRSSVTFLCKVDKQYSSSPKYFCKINKGECRTIINSTGYISNEYHGRIVLSNGEDPGSFTVKLIQLRKEDAGLYLCGVGNNAEGGDSNAFELHINEDTDIPQGSRVLTGNIGGSISALCPFNPKKNYTVKVWCKWDKQGCHPIIRSNGFVQENYEGRILIHDNPENGTMQVLMNQLSMEDKGWYWCMMTDGTTDQISFVQVNIEGGNHDQLAGQKEVVASTGKQVIIPCTYPCRYTSYQKYWCKWGNYGCNPMISQDNDEDGLSINCENREVVLTINTVKKTDEGWYWCGVTKFGRYGETLAVHLKVESEIEKGTPHDLSRNRNIDPGMDDNNPRDKHNGTP; this comes from the exons AATCCAAGGAATTGGTTGGACCAAAGCAAGTGACAGGATTTGTGAGTGGATCCAtcacaataaaatgtttctacTCGACTCtcacaaaagcaaataaatatgacAGAAAGTTCCTTTGCCGTGAAACTGGAAGACGTAACTTATGTGACACCATTATATCTACCAACTCTTATGTTATGGAGAAATTTGAGAATCGTATCTCTCTTGTGGATAATTCAGAGGAAGGCGTCATGGTTATCAAGCTGTCAGGCCTACAGCTGAGTGATCAAGGCACCTACAGATGTGGCATTGGAAAATCAGCAAGTGGCTTGACTGCAGTGGTCAATGTGTTTGTTACAGAAG ACTCAACAATACGAAATGAGGCAGAACTTATGTATGGGCAGCTGAGGAGCAGTGTAACCTTTCTGTGCAAAGTTGACAAACAATATTCTTCATCTCCAAAGTATTTCTGTAAGATCAATAAAGGCGAATGTAGAACTATTATTAACAGCACTGGCTACATATCAAATGAATACCATGGAAGAATAGTTCTAAGTAATGGAGAAGATCCTGGGAGCTTTACTGTCAAACTCATCCAGCTGAGAAAAGAAGATGCTGGGCTCTATTTGTGTGGAGTTGGAAACAATGCAGAAGGGGGAGATTCAAATGCTTTTGAGCTGCACATTAATGAAG ACACAGATATTCCTCAGGGAAGCAGGGTTTTGACGGGTAACATTGGAGGGTCAATATCTGCTCTGTGCCCTTTCAATCCTAAAAAGAACTACACTGTCAAAGTTTGGTGTAAGTGGGATAAACAAGGCTGCCATCCAATTATAAGGAGCAATGGTTTTGTTCAAGAAAACTACGAAGGAAGAATACTTATTCATGATAACCCAGAAAATGGAACTATGCAAGTTCTAATGAATCAACTGTCCATGGAAGATAAGGGATGGTATTGGTGTATGATGACAGATGGCACAACTGATCAAATATCATTTGTTCAGGTTAATATAGAAGGAG GAAACCATGATCAactggctgggcagaaggaagTAGTGGCATCTACTGGCAAACAAGTTATAATTCCTTGCACATACCCATGCCGGTATACTTCTTACCAAAAGTACTGGTGCAAGTGGGGCAATTATGGTTGCAACCCCATGATATCTCAGGACAATGATGAGGATGGATTGAGCATTAATTGTGAGAATCGAGAGGTTGTGCTTACTATCAATACTGTAAAAAAGACTGATGAAGGCTGGTATTGGTGTGGAGTTACAAAATTTGGAAGATATGGTGAGACCCTAGCAGTCCATCTGAAAGTTGAAAGTGAGATAGAAAAAG GCACTCCTCATGACCTATCTCGTAATCGTAATATAGATCCGGGAATGGATGACAATAACCCAAG AGACAAGCACAATGGAACTCCCTGA
- the pigr.L gene encoding polymeric immunoglobulin receptor isoform X1, giving the protein MTMYLFVLISVLILQFSESKELVGPKQVTGFVSGSITIKCFYSTLTKANKYDRKFLCRETGRRNLCDTIISTNSYVMEKFENRISLVDNSEEGVMVIKLSGLQLSDQGTYRCGIGKSASGLTAVVNVFVTEDSTIRNEAELMYGQLRSSVTFLCKVDKQYSSSPKYFCKINKGECRTIINSTGYISNEYHGRIVLSNGEDPGSFTVKLIQLRKEDAGLYLCGVGNNAEGGDSNAFELHINEDTDIPQGSRVLTGNIGGSISALCPFNPKKNYTVKVWCKWDKQGCHPIIRSNGFVQENYEGRILIHDNPENGTMQVLMNQLSMEDKGWYWCMMTDGTTDQISFVQVNIEGGNHDQLAGQKEVVASTGKQVIIPCTYPCRYTSYQKYWCKWGNYGCNPMISQDNDEDGLSINCENREVVLTINTVKKTDEGWYWCGVTKFGRYGETLAVHLKVESEIEKGTPHDLSRNRNIDPGMDDNNPSSEEGKSSNVLAISLSVCAVVLLISAVFIVIRLKNKRNSELVSVGSYRSNISMTDLNNTSHIGKDNVGINEAHETDMGSSNYGSNTNKKGSGDDLDYSSFLIYHEASVNNADIQ; this is encoded by the exons AATCCAAGGAATTGGTTGGACCAAAGCAAGTGACAGGATTTGTGAGTGGATCCAtcacaataaaatgtttctacTCGACTCtcacaaaagcaaataaatatgacAGAAAGTTCCTTTGCCGTGAAACTGGAAGACGTAACTTATGTGACACCATTATATCTACCAACTCTTATGTTATGGAGAAATTTGAGAATCGTATCTCTCTTGTGGATAATTCAGAGGAAGGCGTCATGGTTATCAAGCTGTCAGGCCTACAGCTGAGTGATCAAGGCACCTACAGATGTGGCATTGGAAAATCAGCAAGTGGCTTGACTGCAGTGGTCAATGTGTTTGTTACAGAAG ACTCAACAATACGAAATGAGGCAGAACTTATGTATGGGCAGCTGAGGAGCAGTGTAACCTTTCTGTGCAAAGTTGACAAACAATATTCTTCATCTCCAAAGTATTTCTGTAAGATCAATAAAGGCGAATGTAGAACTATTATTAACAGCACTGGCTACATATCAAATGAATACCATGGAAGAATAGTTCTAAGTAATGGAGAAGATCCTGGGAGCTTTACTGTCAAACTCATCCAGCTGAGAAAAGAAGATGCTGGGCTCTATTTGTGTGGAGTTGGAAACAATGCAGAAGGGGGAGATTCAAATGCTTTTGAGCTGCACATTAATGAAG ACACAGATATTCCTCAGGGAAGCAGGGTTTTGACGGGTAACATTGGAGGGTCAATATCTGCTCTGTGCCCTTTCAATCCTAAAAAGAACTACACTGTCAAAGTTTGGTGTAAGTGGGATAAACAAGGCTGCCATCCAATTATAAGGAGCAATGGTTTTGTTCAAGAAAACTACGAAGGAAGAATACTTATTCATGATAACCCAGAAAATGGAACTATGCAAGTTCTAATGAATCAACTGTCCATGGAAGATAAGGGATGGTATTGGTGTATGATGACAGATGGCACAACTGATCAAATATCATTTGTTCAGGTTAATATAGAAGGAG GAAACCATGATCAactggctgggcagaaggaagTAGTGGCATCTACTGGCAAACAAGTTATAATTCCTTGCACATACCCATGCCGGTATACTTCTTACCAAAAGTACTGGTGCAAGTGGGGCAATTATGGTTGCAACCCCATGATATCTCAGGACAATGATGAGGATGGATTGAGCATTAATTGTGAGAATCGAGAGGTTGTGCTTACTATCAATACTGTAAAAAAGACTGATGAAGGCTGGTATTGGTGTGGAGTTACAAAATTTGGAAGATATGGTGAGACCCTAGCAGTCCATCTGAAAGTTGAAAGTGAGATAGAAAAAG GCACTCCTCATGACCTATCTCGTAATCGTAATATAGATCCGGGAATGGATGACAATAACCCAAG ttcagaagaaggcaaatctagTAACGTTCTTGCCATCAGCTTGTCAGTATGTGCTGTGGTCCTGTTGATCTCTGCGGTTTTCATTGTTATCAGACTAAAGAATAAGAGGAATTCAG AACTTGTTTCTGTTGGAAGTTATAGGAGCAATATAAGCATGACTGATCTGAATAATACTTCGCATATTGGCAAGGACAATGTAGGGATAAATGAAGCCCATGAGACAGATATGGGGTCCTCAAATT ATGGATCAAACACCAACAAAAAG GGATCCGGAGATGATCTTGATTATTCATCTTTCCTGATCTACCATGAAGCTAGTGTAAATAATGCTGACATACAGTAA